A stretch of the Larimichthys crocea isolate SSNF chromosome IX, L_crocea_2.0, whole genome shotgun sequence genome encodes the following:
- the esm1 gene encoding endothelial cell-specific molecule 1 translates to MSFLLITVLSSLLVQDAEAWGANVKYAVNCPDRCNAERCGGTQRCTRTVLDDCGCCQVCAAGRGEHCYRTVSGMHGVKCGPGLFCEFYKDEDDYGDEYGICKDCLYGTYGVECRKTCNCKGGICDLETGACLTLTFFAKIASKLKTEPQAGGEVGSGEVSAAQSTDQHTDRSQAPKRLNPR, encoded by the exons ATGTCTTTTCTCCTCATCACAGTGTTGTCTTCACTTCTAGTGCAAGATGCTGAGGCGTGGGGCGCCAATGTCAAGTACGCGGTGAACTGCCCCGACAGATGCAACGCGGAGCGCTGCGGTGGGACGCAGCGGTGCACACGGACGGTCCTGGACGACTGCGGTTGTTGCCAGGTCTGTGCAGCCGGCAGAGGGGAGCACTGTTACCGCACAGTGTCTGGGATGCACGGTGTAAAGTGTGGACCGGGATTATTCTGCGAGTTCTACAAGGATGAAGACGATTATGGAGACGAATATGGGATCTGCAAag acTGCCTGTATGGGACCTACGGGGTGGAGTGTCGCAAGACATGCAACTGCAAAGGTGGCATCTGTGATTTGGAGACAGGGGCTTGTCTCACTCTCACATTCTTTGCTAAAATTGCCAGCAAGCTCAAGACTGAGCCACAagcag gaggagaggtgggCTCAGGAGAGGTCAGCGCTGCCCAGAGCACAgatcaacacacagacagatccCAGGCTCCAAAGCGGCTCAACCCTCGCTGA